From the genome of Haloarcula taiwanensis:
TTAGTCACTTTTAGCCCACCACCTTTTTCAGCGTCGGGTTCGCGCGAAGCGCTCCTCGAAAAACGTGGGCGAAAAAGGCGCGAATCGCAGAGCGATTCGCGTGAAACCGCGCGCCGACGGCGCGCGGTACAGCGGGCTCGCCACAGACCGCCTCCGCCCGGCTAACCGTTCTAAATGTTCGGGCCGGTTCTACGCCTGCTCAGACAGCCACACGAGTAGCCCTTTCTGGGCGTGCAGCCGGTTCTCCGCCTGGTTCCAGACGACGGCGTTCTCCGACTCGATGGCGTCGTCGGTGACTTCCTCGCCGCGGTGGGCGGGGAGGCAGTGCATGAACGGGCGGTCTCCGAGCAGGTCCCTCGTAATCTGGAACCCCTCGAAGTCCGCCAGTTTCTGCTCGCGTTTGTCCTCCTGGCCCATGCTGACCCACACGTCAGAGTACACCACGTCAGCGTCAGCGACGGCCGCTTCGGGGTCGTGGGTGGTCTCGGGCGCGTTGCCGAAGGCGGCGGCGCGGTCGGCCACGTCGTCGGCGATGCCGTAACCCTCCGGCGTGGCGACGGTCAGGTCCAGCCCGACCATCGCCGCGCCGATGACGAACGACTGGCAGACGTTGTTGCCGTCGCCGACCCACGCCACGGACACGTCCTCGAAGTCGCCGAACTCCTCGCGGACGGTCAGCAGGTCGGCCAGCGTCTGGCAGGGGTGGGCGTCGTCGGTCAGGCCGTTGATGACTGGCACGTCGGCGTACGCGGCCAGTTCCTCCGCGTCGGCGTGGTCGAACACGCGGGCCATGATGAAATCGACGTAGCGGCCGAGCGCGCGGGCGGTGTCCTTGACCGGTTCGCCGTGGCCCAGGTGGATGTCGTCGGGGCCGAGAAAGACGGCATGGCCGCCCAGTTGCGTCATGCCCGTCTCGAAGGAGACCCGGGTCCGCGTCGAGGGTTTCTCGAATATCATCCCGAGCGTCTGCTGGTCAAGCAGGTCACTCGTGCTTCCCTCGCCGTGGTCGGCTTTGATGGCCGCGGCGCGGTCGAGGACGGTGGCCAGTTCGTCGGTCGTGAGGTCATCGACGTCGAGTATATCCATGTCAGTCCTCCAGCATGCGTTCGGTCGCGGTTTCGAGCACTGCAACGGAGCGGTCGTACTCGTCGAGCGGGAGGTGCTCGTTCGGCGCGTGGTCCAGATCAGAGTCGCCGGGTCCGTAGGTCACCATCGGACAGTCCCACGCCTTCGCGTAGACGTTCATGTCGCTGGTGCCGGTCTTGCGAAGTAGTGTGGGCTCGCCACCCTGCTGCCGAATCGCGGCCCGGAACGCCCGGGCGGCGCTGGTTCGGGGGCTCTGCATCACCGGCTCGACCTTGTCGTCCCAGTTGACCGTGCCGTTCTCCAGAAATCCGTCGGCGATTTCGCGGATCTCGCTGGTACTGTACTCCGGCGGGACCCGCAACTGGACGTCCATCGTCGCCTCGACGCTCAGCCCGTCGGTCGACGTGCCGCCCTTGAACTCGACCGGCTTGCAGGTGACGCGCTCGAAGACGGGGTGCCACTCGTCTTTGGCGAACTCGTCTTCGACAGCGGTCCACCAGTCGATGGCGTCCTGAATGGCGTTGTTCTCCGGGCGCGAGGAGTGGCCGGACTCGCTCGTCGCGACGTAGGTCCCGGCCAGCAGACCGCGGTATCCCAGCGTGATGCCCTCCCAGCCGGACGGCTCGCCGTTAATGACGGCCCCCGGTGCCGACTCGCGGTCCTCGACGAGGAACCGGGCACCGGTCGAGTCGACCTCCTCACCGACGACGCCGACGAAGGAGGCCCCGGTGCGGACGGCCGCGACGGCCATCGCACACAGCGGCCCCTTCGCGTCGACGCTACCGCGGCCCCACAGCACGTCGCCCTCGTCGGTCTCCTCGACGCGGACCGGGATGTCGCCCGGCACGGTGTCGATGTGGGAGGTGAGGAGGACGCTGTCGTCGGCGGGCGCGCGGACGTTGCCGACCTCGTCGAGCCACGCCTCGCGGTCGTGGGACTCGAAGAACTCGACGAGTCGCTCGGCCGCCTCCGCCTCGTTCCGCGAAACCGATGGGATACGGACAACTGCTTCGAGTAGGTCGCGGGCCTCTGTGTCGGCCTCGCGCGTCGCGGCTTCGCTCATCCCACCACCTCCGCCATCGCGTCGACGACGGCGTCGGCGTGGGCCTCGTCGATGGTCAGCGGCGGGAGCAGGCGGACCACGGTGCGGCCGGCCGGCAGCGCGAGCACCTGGTGGTTCAGGGCGAGCTTCTTCAGCGCCGCGTTCGCGCCGCGGCCGACCTCGACGCCTATCATCAGGCCCTCGCCGCGGATGTCCCGCACGTCGTCGCCGATGGTCGCTTCCAGTTCAGTCAGGAGGTAGTCGCCCATCACGGCGGCGTTACCCGGCACAGAGTCCTCAATGATAGTCGAAACGGTCGCGCCGGCAGCGGCGGAGATGACCGGCCCGCCGGAGAACGTCGAGGCGTGGGAGCCGTAGTTCTCGGCGATCCAGTCCCGACACAGCGTCGCACCGATGGGGAGGCCGTTTCCGAGGCCCTTCGCCGCGGTTATCATGTCCGGCGCGACGGCGGCCCGCTGGGAGTTCCACAGCGCGCCGGTCCGTCCCATACCGGTCTGGACCTCGTCGAAGATGAGCGCCGCCCCGGCGTCCTCGGTAATCTCCCGGGCATCTTCGAGGTAGCCGTCGGAGGTGGGGTTGATGCCGCCCTCGCCCTGGACCGGTTCGACGATGAACGCGGCGGTGTCCTCGTCGACGGCCTCGGCCAGCGCCTCGCTGTCGTCGTAGGGGACGAACTCCACGTCGCCGATGAGCGGCTCGTAGGGCTTCTTGTACTTGTCCTTCCAGGTCGTCGCCAGCGCGCCCATCGTCCGGCCGTGGAAGCCCTGCATCGTCGCGACGATTTTGGAGTTCCCCGTGGCCGAGCGGGCGAACTTCAGCGCCGCCTCGTTGGCCTCGGTCCCGGAGTTACAGAGCCAGGTCTTGTCGATGGGGTCCGGCGCGGTGTCGGCGAGCAGGTCGTACAACGCCGTCCGCTCGGCGTTCGGGTACGACGCCTGGACGTACGTTATCTTCTCTAGCTGCTCGCTGACGGCGCTCTGGACCGCCGGGTGCTTGTGTCCCAGCGGGACACAGGCGTAGGACGCGCCCATGTCTAGGTACTCTGTGCCGCTGTCGTCGTAGACGTAGGCACCGTCGCCGCGTTCGATCTGGATGGGTTTCTCGTTGAAGACGAATCCGCTCATTGTTCCTCCGTCGCTGTCTGGTCTGTGTCCTGTTCGAGTGCGCTCGCGTAAACGTGGGTGCCGCCGCCGTCAAGCGCCGAGTGAATCGGTGACTCGGCGTTGGCGTCAGCCACGACCGCCTCGGTCGCGCCGCCGTCGAGGGCCTCCTCGACGGCCATTATCTTCCGGCCCATGAAGCCCTCGGCCGCGTCTTCGAGGGCGTCCCAGTCGGCCGCCGTCTCGACCGATTCGATTAGCGTCGACGGGTCGTCGGGGTCCGCGTAGACGCCCTCAACGTCGGTCAGGAGTACCAGCGTCGCGTCGAGTTCGCCGGCAATCGCCGCGGCCGAGCGGTCGGCGTCGGTGTTGACAGGAATGATTTCGTCATCGTCTTTGCCGGCCATCGGCGGAGCCGCGACGGGCGTGTATCCGTCGTCGAGCAGCGTCTCCAGCAGGTCGCCGTTGACCTGCTTGATCGTGCCCGAGTGGTCGCCACGGCGGATTTTCTTCGTGCCGTCCTCGACGACCCGCACCGCGGACTTCCGTGGTCCGTAGAGCAGTTTGCCGTCGACGCCGTTGAGACCGACCGCGTCGACGCCCTCGCTCTGGAGCCCGGCGACGAGCTGGGTGTTGAGGTGACCGAAGGCCATCTCGAACACCTCCATCGTGGTCTCGTCGGTGAACCGGCCGACGACGCCCGACGGCGTCTCGACGTACTCCGGTTCGACGCCGAGCCGTTCGAGCGTCTTGTCGACTTTGGTCGAGCCGCCGTGAACCACGACGACCCGCTCCCCGTCGGCCACTAACGATGCCACGTCCGCAAGCGCCCCCGCGGGGTCGACCGCGCGAGCGCCACCGACTTTGATAACGACTGTCATAGAAAATCACTCCAGGGGTTACGGTGCGCCGACGGGGTGGAGCCCCTGGAACTCCAGGCCCGCCGTCTCTTCGATGCCGAGGGCGACGTTGGCCGCGTGAACGGCCTGTCCCGCCGATCCCTTCATCATGTTGTCGATGGCCGAGAACACGACCAGTCGCTTGTTGCCGGGGTCGAGTTCGAAGCCGACCTCGGCGCGGTTCGTGCCCGCGACCGACTTGGGTTCGGGGTAACGGTAGACGCCGCCACCGCCGGCGACGAGTTCGACGAACGGTTCGTCCTCGTACTCGCCGCGGTAGGCTCCCCAGAGGTCGCCCTTCGAGACGGGGCCCTCGGGGAAGACGTGACAGGTCGCGCTCGCGCCACGAATCATGTCCACCGCGTGGACGGTGAAGGACACGTCGATGCCGAGGAACTGCTGAATCTCGGCCTCGTGGCGGTGGCCCGTGGGCGCGTACGGGCGGACGACGCCCGAGCGCTCCGGGTGCGAGGAGGCCTCGCCGCCGCCGGCCCCGCCCTCGCTGGAGCCGACCTTCACGTCGACGACGACCTGCTCGTCGCCGCTCAGGATGTCGGCCTCGAACAGCGGGAGCAGGCCAAGAATCGTCGCCGTGGCGTTACAGCCGCCGGAGGCGATGAGGTCCGCGCCGTCGAGGTTCTCGCGGTTGAGCTCCGGCAGCGCGTACTCGCTCTCTTCGAGCAGGTCCGGGCGCGTGTGCCCGTCGTACCACTCGTCGTACTGGGCCTCGGAGTTGAGCCGGAAGTCCGCCGAGAGGTCGACGACCGTGCCGGCGGCCTCCTGGAAGCGGTCTATCTGCTCCATCGAGACGCCGTGGGGCGTCGCGGCGAACAGCACGTCCACCGACTCCAGGTCCTCCGGCGAGGAAAAGCGCAGGTCCGAGTGCCGGAGGTTCGGATGGGAGTGGCCAACGGTCTTGTTCTCTTT
Proteins encoded in this window:
- a CDS encoding acetylglutamate kinase, which translates into the protein MTVVIKVGGARAVDPAGALADVASLVADGERVVVVHGGSTKVDKTLERLGVEPEYVETPSGVVGRFTDETTMEVFEMAFGHLNTQLVAGLQSEGVDAVGLNGVDGKLLYGPRKSAVRVVEDGTKKIRRGDHSGTIKQVNGDLLETLLDDGYTPVAAPPMAGKDDDEIIPVNTDADRSAAAIAGELDATLVLLTDVEGVYADPDDPSTLIESVETAADWDALEDAAEGFMGRKIMAVEEALDGGATEAVVADANAESPIHSALDGGGTHVYASALEQDTDQTATEEQ
- a CDS encoding aspartate aminotransferase family protein, whose protein sequence is MSGFVFNEKPIQIERGDGAYVYDDSGTEYLDMGASYACVPLGHKHPAVQSAVSEQLEKITYVQASYPNAERTALYDLLADTAPDPIDKTWLCNSGTEANEAALKFARSATGNSKIVATMQGFHGRTMGALATTWKDKYKKPYEPLIGDVEFVPYDDSEALAEAVDEDTAAFIVEPVQGEGGINPTSDGYLEDAREITEDAGAALIFDEVQTGMGRTGALWNSQRAAVAPDMITAAKGLGNGLPIGATLCRDWIAENYGSHASTFSGGPVISAAAGATVSTIIEDSVPGNAAVMGDYLLTELEATIGDDVRDIRGEGLMIGVEVGRGANAALKKLALNHQVLALPAGRTVVRLLPPLTIDEAHADAVVDAMAEVVG
- a CDS encoding N-acetyl-gamma-glutamyl-phosphate reductase; the encoded protein is MTYTASVVGGSGFTGGELLRLLDGHPEFELAQATSRSKENKTVGHSHPNLRHSDLRFSSPEDLESVDVLFAATPHGVSMEQIDRFQEAAGTVVDLSADFRLNSEAQYDEWYDGHTRPDLLEESEYALPELNRENLDGADLIASGGCNATATILGLLPLFEADILSGDEQVVVDVKVGSSEGGAGGGEASSHPERSGVVRPYAPTGHRHEAEIQQFLGIDVSFTVHAVDMIRGASATCHVFPEGPVSKGDLWGAYRGEYEDEPFVELVAGGGGVYRYPEPKSVAGTNRAEVGFELDPGNKRLVVFSAIDNMMKGSAGQAVHAANVALGIEETAGLEFQGLHPVGAP
- a CDS encoding acetyl-lysine deacetylase (catalyzes N(2)-acetyl-L-lysine + H(2)O = acetate + L-lysine), which produces MSEAATREADTEARDLLEAVVRIPSVSRNEAEAAERLVEFFESHDREAWLDEVGNVRAPADDSVLLTSHIDTVPGDIPVRVEETDEGDVLWGRGSVDAKGPLCAMAVAAVRTGASFVGVVGEEVDSTGARFLVEDRESAPGAVINGEPSGWEGITLGYRGLLAGTYVATSESGHSSRPENNAIQDAIDWWTAVEDEFAKDEWHPVFERVTCKPVEFKGGTSTDGLSVEATMDVQLRVPPEYSTSEIREIADGFLENGTVNWDDKVEPVMQSPRTSAARAFRAAIRQQGGEPTLLRKTGTSDMNVYAKAWDCPMVTYGPGDSDLDHAPNEHLPLDEYDRSVAVLETATERMLED
- a CDS encoding ornithine carbamoyltransferase is translated as MDILDVDDLTTDELATVLDRAAAIKADHGEGSTSDLLDQQTLGMIFEKPSTRTRVSFETGMTQLGGHAVFLGPDDIHLGHGEPVKDTARALGRYVDFIMARVFDHADAEELAAYADVPVINGLTDDAHPCQTLADLLTVREEFGDFEDVSVAWVGDGNNVCQSFVIGAAMVGLDLTVATPEGYGIADDVADRAAAFGNAPETTHDPEAAVADADVVYSDVWVSMGQEDKREQKLADFEGFQITRDLLGDRPFMHCLPAHRGEEVTDDAIESENAVVWNQAENRLHAQKGLLVWLSEQA